A genomic stretch from Podospora pseudoanserina strain CBS 124.78 chromosome 3, whole genome shotgun sequence includes:
- a CDS encoding hypothetical protein (EggNog:ENOG503NYQ3; COG:Z) gives MMPPVLGSHRKRMATDELQEERSIPPPPSARVPRVLVDSDRNQILEPAVANDAVAETPQRTSLGLSQDRQLVIQSSTTNNVVSTYVPPRRPAKRSDFSIAIICALSSEATAVDAVFDVYWDEKGPPYDKVAGDPNAYTTGAIGRHNVVLAHMPGIGKVGSALVASNCRHSFPNIKLALVVGVCGGVPFSSTHDVSTEIILGDVIISDGIIQYDLGRQYDDHFEIKAGLLDTLARPSLEVRSFLSQLKVPRQRKMLEEEMTKIMSVLSVLPAQSGLSTQYPGAAKDKLYKATYSHIREKELCETCGCDGKLVTRERLGHQTPHPMVHLGIMASGDNVVKSAPYRDKIVEESKLKLEANIIGFEMEGAGVWDTFPCVVIKAVCDYADSHKAKEWQPYAAATAAACMKAFLKKWTPSPSLQDDTFSVPYPRNNNFVGRSDILAKLHQLWCNSTSQTPVALCGLGGIGKTQIAIEFTYRIQRTYPNISVFWVHASNHERFREAYTAIAQKYRIPGHEDPKAEVLPLVKSWLESQVCGQWIMAIDNADDLELFFNRNGGLGRYLPECAHGTILITTRNLQVASRLTKGMASSVIRIGKMDEVETAQLLSTRLAEIDTMPGDYAGLSARLEHLPLALVQAASFIQENSITISRYIQLLDESDRTLIDLLSEDFETVGRDSETPRAVAEAWIISFKQIQNQNTLAGELLSIMSFLDRQTIPYEFLFTYAKDHGAGELQLIKALGVLKAFSFVTEDKDQKFDMHRLVHLVTRKWLVQNGIKQKFAERALLVVTVCFPWGEYKNWTICNAYLPHATAVLKLGEDISSKQGKLARASLLHNAGQLFSGQGDYQRAALYQKKTWEISQAHLGEEHPDTLTSMNEIAVTYQSQGRWKEAELLQLQVLEIQKRVLGEEHPNILASMHSLASTYQSQGRWKEAELLQLQVLEIQKRVLGEEHPNTLASMHNLAVTWRGLGRPNDALELLEECLCLREKECVRLRQKVLGSDHPDTVESLSALEEWKDLRGEGGGNGNTHGNSEANAAMKSGENAGGSSSHHEDVDNGTDDDAGYEGNENGNNKAGQSSESQQCQATRDGDEKGNIGDGIQDGEGRRSSEDGNTVEAGESGYGPGPERF, from the exons ATGATGCCCCCGGTCTTGGGATCACACCGGAAGCGGATGGCAACCGATGAATTACAGGAAGAACGCTCCattccaccgccgccgtccgCTAGGGTTCCCCGGGTCCTGGTTGACAGTGACCGAAACCAGATCCTAGAACCTGCCGTTGCCAACGA TGCCGTGGCAGAAACACCTCAGCGGACTTCCCTTGGACTATCGCAGGACCGTCAGTTAGTAATCCAGTCTTCGACAACCAACAATGTAGTCAGCACGTATGTCCCACCCCGACGTCCAGCCAAACGGAGCGACTTCAGCATTGCCATCATCTGCGCGCTCTCATCAGAGGCCACTGCCGTGGACGCTGTCTTCGACGTCTACTGGGATGAGAAGGGTCCACCTTACGACAAAGTTGCCGGTGATCCCAATGCGTATACCACCGGTGCCATTGGTCGTCACAATGTTGTTCTCGCACACATGCCGGGGATAGGGAAAGTCGGCTCTGCGCTGGTGGCATCCAACTGCAGGCACAGTTTCCCCAACATCAAGCTCGCACTTGTTGTGGGGGTCTGCGGCGGCGTCCCTTTTAGCTCTACACACGATGTCAGCACAGAGATTATACTTGGCGATGTTATCATCAGTGATGGGATCATTCAGTACGATTTGGGACGGCAGTATGATGATCACTTCGAAATCAAGGCCGGGCTTTTGGATACTCTCGCCAGGCCCAGTTTAGAAGTACGCTCTTTTCTCTCGCAACTGAAGGTCCCGCGGCAGAGGAAGATGCTTGAAGAGGAAATGACCAAGATCATGTCGGTCCTATCGGTCCTACCGGCCCAGTCGGGCCTGTCTACCCAATATCCAGGCGCAGCAAAGGACAAGCTTTATAAGGCAACCTACAGCCATATCCGCGAAAAGGAGTTGTGTGAGACCTGTGGGTGCGACGGCAAATTAGTGACACGCGAGAGGCTCGGCCATCAAACTCCGCATCCTATGGTTCACCTGGGTATCATGGCTTCAGGCGACAACGTCGTGAAATCAGCACCGTATCGCGACAAGATTGTGGAGGAGTCGAAACTGAAATTGGAGGCGAACATCATAGGGTTCGAGAtggaaggagcaggagtttGGGACACCTTCCCTTGTGTTGTGATCAAGGCTGTCTGTGACTATGCGGACAGTCACAAGGCGAAAGAATGGCAGCCATACGCAGCTGCTACCGCCGCCGCGTGTATGAAGGCATTCTTGAAGAAATggactccttctccttctcttcagGACGATACCT TTTCTGTTCCATACCCACGGAACAATAACTTCGTCGGTCGGTCAGATATTTTAGCGAAGCTACATCAACTGTGGTGCAACTCCACCTCACAGACCCCAGTTGCTCTCTGCGGTCTTGGGGGCATCGG GAAAACACAAATTGCCATCGAGTTCACATATCGGATCCAGCGTACTTACCCCAACATATCAGTCTTTTGGGTCCACGCAAGCAACCACGAGCGGTTCCGTGAAGCATACACTGCTATCGCACAGAAATACCGGATCCCCGGGCATGAAGATCCCAAAGCAGAGGTGTTGCCATTGGTAAAGAGCTGGTTAGAAAGCCAGGTGTGTGGTCAGTGGATCATGGCAATCGATAATGCTGATGATCTGGAGCTTTTCTTCAACAGAAATGGTGGATTGGGACGCTACCTTCCAGAGTGTGCGCACGGGACtattctcatcaccacaagaAACCTGCAGGTCGCCTCCAGGCTAACCAAAGGAATGGCCTCGTCCGTTATTAGGATCGGAAAGATGGATGAAGTCGAGACAGCCCAGTTGCTCTCAACACGGCTTGCAGAAATCGACACGATGCCTGGGGATTATGCAGGACTTTCTGCTCGGCTTGAGCATCTACCATTGGCACTGGTTCAGGCAGCTTCGTTCATCCAAGAGAACAGTATCACGATCTCTCGATACATCCAACTCCTGGACGAGAGCGACCGGACTCTTATCGATCTACTTAGCGAAGACTTTGAAACGGTTGGGAGAGACTCGGAAACTCCTCGCGCAGTAGCAGAGGCTTGGATTATCTCTTTTAAGCAAATTCAGAATCAGAACACCCTCGCAGGCGAGCTTCTTTCAATCATGAGTTTCCTCGATCGCCAGACCATTCCCTACGAATTTCTTTTCACGTACGCCAAAGACCACGGTGCAGGAGAGCTTCAGCTCATCAAGGCACTAGGGGTACTAAAAGCGTTTTCATTTGTCACTGAAGACAAAGACCAAAAATTTGACATGCATCGACTCGTGCATTTGGTCACTCGAAAATGGCTGGTTCAGAACGGCATAAAGCAAAAATTCGCCGAGCGGGCACTCTTAGTCGTGACTGTGTGTTTCCCGTGGGGGGAGTACAAGAATTGGACTATATGCAACGCATACCTCCCGCACGCCACTGCTGTGTTAAAACTAGGAGAAGACATTTCCTCAAAACAAGGAAAGCTGGCGAGAGCAAGCCTTCTTCATAATGCGGGCCAGCTTTTCTCCGGACAGGGGGATTACCAGAGAGCGGCATTGTACCAGAAAAAAACATGGGAGATCAGTCAAGCCCACTTGGGCGAAGAGCACCCAGATACATTAACCAGTATGAACGAAATAGCAGTAACATACCAGTCACAAGGCCGGTGGAAGGAGGCCGAATTACTACAACTGCAAGTACTGGAAATTCAAAAGAGGGTTCTAGGAGAAGAACATCCCAATATATTGGCTAGTATGCACAGCCTAGCATCAACATACCAGTCACAAGGCCGGTGGAAGGAGGCCGAATTACTACAGCTACAAGTACTGGAAATTCAAAAGAGGGTTCTAGGAGAAGAACATCCCAATACATTGGCTAGTATGCACAACCTGGCCGTAACTTGGAGGGGTCTGGGGCGGCCTAATGATGCGTTAGAGCTGCTTGAAGAATGCCTTTGTCTGAGAGAGAAA GAGTGTGTTCGCCTCCGTCAGAAGGTCTTGGGCTCGGATCATCCCGATACCGTCGAAAGTTTGTCGGCACTGGAAGAATGGAAGGATTTGAGAGGCGAAGGCGGTGGCAACGGGAACACACACGGCAATTCTGAGGCAAACGCTGCAATGAAGAGCGGTGAGAACGCCGGTGGGAGCAGCAGTCACCACGAAGACGTCGATAACGGCACGGATGACGATGCTGGTTACGAGGGCAACGAGAACGGGAACAACAAGGCTGGCCAGAGCTCAGAATCTCAGCAATGCCAGGCCACCAGGGACGGGGATGAGAAAGGCAACATCGGGGACGGAATCCAAGATGGCGAAGGGCGGCGCAGCAGCGAAGATGGGAACACAGTTGAGGCTGGCGAAAGTGGATATGGGCCTGGGCCAGAACGTTTCTAG
- a CDS encoding hypothetical protein (EggNog:ENOG503P5K4) — protein MMATTTSRHRSSLDFDIHTDHSHLSQKANLPPGNKFAVLSDIHNLNSLNIDSLARDLGSLHLEYSSKEGNCQQGHKAKDRRVRLSVDNNIEYDHPFFDKHRVVSATTNGSETTVASDDFKHNNPLAQAEHRLPSNLEQIRKHQEGQFEWLLTIPLPFRSKSRRRVGNRSLGDSYDGEDQEPDLGSGSGGKNVLFGCNLIHNRTQSDGASVDHGGSLTNRYTLLATRVESEEEMSAVEQSVVVEEADSSVVANVSQEENSTVLRGGEENLQPEGLEERPKSVLSIKVDESLIGMEHLSPLPSPQPARPLSRIEDSVEELDKLEEELEALNEVAQLERVVSPELATEPVLESIPEAPVQQQPSTSTKRASTIRASTTTTPTTHTTTRTRSTAERSSSVRKSTSASSAREDDKPASTSKTAANISTVRRSIARPSSLLPPKATVKSSRAPTVPAFELPGEAVARRLKEQRAARLSQQVSAEEAAAIAAQFSPSKPHAKSSKPLTRPTFELPGEAISRRRREEREARLKAQEEEEKKRREFKARPIRASVIGSSGGNSVRETATSRARQARMEAGGQATTPTHTSTATAPTSASAARMRHSIAVTGGGYASSTVAASTRSAAALSLTTTTATTTRGRISLAAPFAGGAGSSSRGTSATSAASSSGKRSSTTTTTVSQEEVQQQKMRGKEIFKRDNSFTLERERERKEREQAAKMAREQAAERSRALGREWKEKMAVRQKRASLMISGSGGESGGQGY, from the exons AtgatggccaccaccacctcgagaCATCGGTCGAGTCTCGACTTTGACATCCACACTGACCACAGCCATCTCTCGCAAAAGGCCAACTTACCACCCGGCAACAAGTTCGCCGTCCTGAGCGATATTCACAATCTTAACTCGCTCAACATTGATTCTCTGGCCCGAGACCTGGGCAGCCTCCATCTTGAATACTCTTCGAAGGAAGGCAATTGTCAGCAGGGACACAAGGCCAAGGACCGGAGGGTTCGGTTGTCTGTTGACAACAACATTGAATACGATCATCCTTTTTTTGACAAGCACCGTGTGGTttctgccaccaccaacggcaGCGAGACGACTGTTGCCTCTGACG ACTTcaagcacaacaaccccctagCCCAAGCCGAGCACCGGCTCCCCAGCAACTTGGAGCAGATAAGAAAGCACCAGGAAGGTCAGTTCGAATGGCTTCTTACGATTCCGCTCCCGTTTCGCAGCAAGTCGCGCCGCCGGGTGGGAAACCGGTCTCTCGGTGATTCCTATGACggagaagaccaagaaccTGACctgggcagcggcagcggcgggaAGAATGTCTTGTTTGGGTGCAACCTCATCCATAACAGGACGCAGTCTGATGGCGCTTCTGTCGACCATGGTGGCTCGCTCACTAACAGGTATACCCTTTTAGCTACTCGGGTGGAGAGTGAAGAGGAGATGTCTGCTGTGGAGCagtctgttgttgtggaggaggcggataGCAGTGTTGTTGCGAATGTTTCGCAGGAGGAGAACTCGACTGTTTTgaggggcggggaggagaaTCTGCAGCcggaggggctggaggagaggCCAAAGTCGGTGTTGAGTATCAAGGTTGATGAGTCGTTGATAGGCATGGAACACTTGTCTCCTTTGCCGTCGCCGCAGCCTGCTAGGCCGCTTTCGAGGATTGAGGACTCGGTTGAGGAACTTGATAAGCTTGAGGAGGAACTTGAGGCCCTTAATGAGGTGGCTCAGTTGGAAAGGGTGGTTTCCCCTGAGTTGGCCACCGAGCCGGTTCTTGAGTCTATTCCTGAGGCCCCtgttcagcagcagccctcaACGTCGACAAAGCGGGCCTCGACTATTAGAGCGTCGACTACTACTACTCCCACTACTCACACTACTACCCGCACACGCAGCACAGCTGAACGCAGCTCGTCGGTCCGGAAGTCGACGTCGGCGTCATCGGCTAGGGAGGATGACAAGCCTGCTTCTACCTCCAAGACCGCCGCCAACATCTCTACAGTCCGCCGCTCTATTGCCCGTCCTTCTAGTCTGCTGCCTCCCAAGGCCACGGTGAAATCTAGCAGAGCACCCACCGTCCCGGCCTTTGAACTCCCTGGTGAGGCTGTCGCCCGTCGCCTCAAGGAACAGCGCGCCGCGAGGCTCTCTCAGCAGGTTTCTGCCGAAGAAGCTGCCGCTATTGCCGCGCAATTCTCGCCTAGCAAGCCGCATGCCAAGTCTAGCAAGCCGTTGACACGTCCGACGTTTGAGTTGCCTGGGGAGGCGATTTcacggcggaggagggaggaacGCGAGGCGCGGCTGAAGGcgcaagaagaggaggagaaaaagaggagggaaTTCAAGGCTAGACCAATTCGTGCGAGTGTTATTGGCAGCAGTGGGGGAAATTCAGTTCGGGAGACGGCTACTAGCCGGGCCAGGCAGGCTAGGATGGAGGCTGGGGGACAGGCGACGACGCCGACGCATACCTCGACTGCTACTGCGCCTACGTCAGCTTCTGCGGCGAGAATGAGGCATTCCATTGCTGTTACTGGGGGTGGGTATGCTTCTAGCACGGTGGCTGCTTCGACACGGTCAGCGGCGGCTCTGTCTCTGACGACCACGACGGCAACGACGACTAGAGGTCGGATATCTCTTGCTGCTCCTTTTGCTGGGGGAGCGGGTTCTTCTAGCAGGGGGACGTCGGCCACTTCTGCTGCTAGCAGTagtgggaagaggagcagtactactactactactgtgagccaggaggaggtgcagcagcagaagatgagggggaaggagattTTCAAGAGGGATAATTCTTTTactttggagagggagagggagaggaaggagagggagcaggcggccaagatggcgagggagcaGGCTGCGGAACGGAGTAGGGCTCTGGGAcgggagtggaaggagaagatggctgTTAGGCAGAAGAGGGCTAGTTTGATGATTTCTGGGTCGGGGGGTGAGAGTGGTGGGCAGGGGTATTag
- the DAD2 gene encoding DASH complex subunit dad2 (EggNog:ENOG503P5RS; COG:S) — protein sequence MSGYPTRSFPSHMRQPSLGPGAGGQSPALVARVNEKKAELENLKELRDLSAAVASQMEALEQKLGTLSDGTEAIALVFANWHNVLRAINMASAKLPKPNPEAEDTTPLPQTLVRIPTEHAPALQAHAEGAAEEQESG from the exons ATGTCCGGCTACCCAACCCGAAGTTTCCCATCCCACATGCGACAGCCCTCTCTCGGGCCTGGCGCGGGGGGCCAGTCTCCAGCTCTGGTGGCACGAGTgaacgagaagaaggccgaaCTCGAGAACCTTAAAGAGCTCCGGGATTTGAGTGCTGCAGTTGCGTCACAGATGGAGGCCCTTGAACAGAAGCTAGGAACTCTCTCAGACGGAACGGAAG CCATTGCTCTGGTCTTCGCTAATTGGCATAATGTGCTGAGGGCAATCAACATGGCATCGG CGAAACTTCCTAAGCCCAACCCCGAAGCCGAAGACACAACGCCCTTGCCACAGACACTCGTCCGGATCCCGACCGAACATGCTCCTGCTCTACAAGCACATGCGGAGGGCGCAGCTGAAGAGCAGGAATCAGGCTGA
- a CDS encoding hypothetical protein (EggNog:ENOG503P1XB; COG:S) produces the protein MARLNEPPVSATDGNLEILRRKFLRQNRDIARINSDQSQKIRRLENDCACLLSENLELRGQILRLEKQLEDNSARRIADHALEIKAKLEAQLAEFGALLGNLGVEPPAKRHSGADRKFSKSSRPSISRTPPAIRRRRDTNVDAETLAAQEGRMPPIYENKSYQRATMNSEEIMALCAAAADTSADSLDLGPPPVSRFIDEEPVKKSSPIRKFDDGQLNLSSPPKLDLTKKLEASPEPSKMVETTPMKDVQPEKRPHSFEQQPPTPPTQTIRAGAKRKYGDENSIQATLDQTAKALKDVVAAEKALPAGDIFQKRRSIKELPASKRDRARAPLSAKSTNEDFMSPKKMAIKPKPVEEPKKEKAPEPKENKEQPKARKPTVPAIQVPPVALPPPTVLSVIAEPEAPLPMSILASPTTPGRPSSVEPLPHDTPPPAHISSEGETSRPSRRARPAISYAEPNLRDKMRRPTKELFDAVSGEGKFHRPSTSANPNPTSAPTSSAKPRSESTVTSSGGLSASVHKPPPTVSPLAAKESMQIDNITYDRRKRPSLAIREPEPPAEQQPEIDPYDFASTSTSTLSLASPPPQPKRAARKSSMAAQAALHKMQLEEEREADVESGTNRPRARKARASMLAPKKSAFLGEYVEESSVGTVGDESTGSVESGSGGKGKGKQGVVDRRRSMML, from the exons ATGGCCCGACTCAATGAGCCACCTGTGTCTGCTACCGACGGCAATCTGGAGATCT TACGTCGAAAGTTTTTACGGCAAAATCGAGACATCGCCAGAATCAACTCGGATCAGTCACAGAAAATCCGTCGCCTCGAAAACGACTGCGCGTGTCTCCTGTCCGAGAATTTGGAGCTCAGAGGCCAGATACTCCGTCTGGAAAAACAACTAGAGGACAACAGCGCGCGAAGGATAGCCGACCATGCGCTCGAGATCAAGGCAAAGCTAGAGGCCCAACTCGCCGAATTTGGCGCGTTGCTAGGGAATCTGGGAGTGGAACCACCGGCGAAACGACATTCTGGTGCGGATAGGAAATTCTCAAAATCGTCGCGGCCGAGCATCTCCAGGACGCCCCCAGCGAtaagaagacgacgagacACCAATGTGGACGCAGAGACCTTGGCTGCccaggaggggaggatgccGCCGATATACGAGAACAAGAGTTATCAAAGAGCGACCATGAACAGCGAGGAGATTATGGCCTTGtgtgctgccgctgccgacaCGAGTGCGGATTCATTGGATCTAGGACCACCGCCTGTTTCGCGGTTTATCGATGAGGAGCCAGTGAAGAAATCCTCGCCAATCCGAAAATTCGACGACGGACAGCTGAATTTGTCATCGCCACCCAAACTCGATTTGACCAAGAAACTGGAGGCCAGCCCAGAACCGAGCAAGATGGTAGAGACCACGCCCATGAAGGATGTTCAGCCTGAAAAGAGACCACACTCTtttgagcagcagccaccaacaccacctacGCAAACAATAAGAGCGGGAGCGAAGAGGAAATATGGCGACGAAAATAGTATCCAGGCTACGTTGGACCAAACAGCCAAGGCACTCAAAGACGTGGTAGCTGCTGAAAAGGCTCTCCCAGCCGGCGATATCTTTCAGAAGCGTAGGAGCATCAAGGAATTGCCAGCGAGCAAGAGGGACAGGGCAAGGGCACCATTATCTGCAAAAAGCACGAACGAGGATTTCATGTCACCCAAGAAGATGGCGATCAAGCCAAAGCCGGTTGAGGAAccaaagaaggaaaaggcgcCAGAACCGAAAGAAAATAAGGAACAACCTAAAGCACGGAAACCAACAGTTCCCGCGATCCAAGTCCCGCCAGTCGCCCTCCCGCCTCCAACAGTCCTATCCGTCATCGCTGAACCAGAGGCACCGCTCCCTATGTCAATTCTcgcctccccaacaacacccggCCGACCCTCCTCCGTTGAGCCACTTCCCCATGataccccaccaccagcacatATCTCCTCCGAGGGTGAGACCTCCCGCCCAAGCCGCCGCGCCCGCCCAGCAATAAGCTACGCTGAACCTAACCTCCGGGATAAAATGCGTCGCCCTACCAAGGAATTATTCGATGCCGTCTCTGGCGAGGGGAAATTCCACCGCCCTAGCACTTCGGCAaatcccaacccaacatcaGCTCCTACCTCCTCTGCTAAGCCAAGGTCTGAATCTACCGTTACATCCAGCGGGGGGCTCTCAGCCAGCGTCCAcaaaccacctcccactGTTAGTCCCCTTGCAGCGAAAGAATCAATGCAAATAGACAACATAACCTACGACAGAAGGAAACGCCCCTCTCTTGCGATTCGTGAGCCTGAGCCGCCGgcagaacaacaaccagaaATCGACCCGTATGACTTTGCCAGCACATCCACCTCAACACTAAGTCTagcgtcaccaccaccacaaccgaaGCGGGCGGCAAGGAAATCAAGTATGGCTGCTCAGGCGGCGTTACATAAGATGCAGCTAgaagaggaaagggaggCGGATGTGGAGAGCGGGACGAATaggccgagggcgaggaaggcgagggcgTCGATGTTGGCGCCGAAGAAGAGTGCGTTTTTGGGGGAGTATGTCGAGGAGAGCTCGGTTGGTACGGTGGGGGATGAGAGTACGGGATCTGTGgagagtgggagtggtgggaaggggaagggaaaacAAGGGGTTGTGgataggaggaggagtatgaTGCTTTGA
- the vps29 gene encoding Vacuolar protein sorting-associated protein 29 (BUSCO:EOG092640ZF; COG:U; EggNog:ENOG503NXQX): protein MAFLILVIGDLHIPDRALDIPAKFKKLLAPGKISQTLCLGNLTDKSTYEYLRSISPDLKIVKGRMDVEATSLPLTQVVTHGGVRIGFLEGFTLVSSEPDLLLAEANKLDVDVLCWGGTHKFECFEYMDKFFINPGTATGAFSTDWADGEGEGEEEMVPSFCLMDVQGISLTLYVYQLRKDANGVENVAVEKVTYTKPVEPTGP, encoded by the exons aTGGCCTTCCTAATCCTAGTAATCGGCGACCTTCACATACCCGACCGCGCCCTCGACATTCCAGCAAAG tTCAAAAAACTCCTCGCCCCCGGAAAAATCTCCCAAACCCTCTGCCTAGGTAACCTAACCGACAAGTCAACCTATGAATACCTccgctccatctcccccgacCTCAAAATCGTCAAAGGCCGCATGGATGTCGAagccacctccctccctttgACTCAAGTCGTCACCCACGGCGGCGTCCGCATCGGCTTCCTCGAAGGCTTCACCCTCGTCAGCTCCGAGCCCGACCTCCTACTCGCAGAGGCCAACAAACTTGACGTCGACGTCCTCTGCTGGGGCGGCACTCATAAATTCGAGTGCTTTGAGTATATGGACAAGTTCTTTATCAACCCTGGGACGGCGACGGGGGCGTTCTCGACGGAttgggcggatggggagggggagggggaggaggagatggtgccGAGCTTTTGTTTGATGGAT GTACAAGGAATCTCGTTGACGCTATATGTCTACCAGCTGAGGAAAGACGCGAATGGGGTTGAGAATGTGGCGGTGGAAAAGGTGACGTATACCAAGCCGGTTGAGCCAACTGGTCCATGA